From Roseisolibacter agri, a single genomic window includes:
- a CDS encoding glycerophosphodiester phosphodiesterase: protein MHPILDPSRRPVVAHRGNRAHAPENTLEAFAQAVALGVDALEFDVHLASDGVPVVHHDPTLDRTTALSGRLATRTSRELAACDAGCRFTTDGGRTFPYRERGIGVPTLDELLGRFPDMPVLIEIKVPSAAPAVRAVLERHGAQARAVVDAFDGAALAPFRDSGIAIGSSRGDVARLLATTAGLRPRAVPYRAVCVPLGYYGLPLPVARFAAALRPLAVPVHVWTVNDPAVALRLWRSGIAGIISDDPAAMLAARATL from the coding sequence GTGCACCCGATCCTCGACCCGTCGCGCCGGCCGGTGGTGGCGCACCGCGGCAACCGCGCGCACGCGCCCGAGAACACGCTCGAAGCGTTCGCGCAGGCCGTCGCGCTCGGCGTCGACGCGCTGGAGTTCGACGTGCACCTGGCGTCGGACGGCGTTCCGGTCGTGCACCACGACCCGACGCTCGACCGCACGACGGCGCTCTCGGGCCGCCTCGCAACGCGCACCTCGCGGGAGCTGGCCGCGTGCGACGCGGGCTGCCGCTTCACCACGGACGGCGGCCGCACCTTCCCGTATCGCGAGCGCGGCATCGGCGTCCCGACCCTCGACGAGCTGCTCGGGCGCTTCCCGGACATGCCGGTGCTGATCGAGATCAAGGTGCCGTCGGCGGCACCGGCGGTCCGCGCAGTGCTCGAGCGCCACGGCGCACAGGCGCGCGCGGTCGTCGACGCGTTCGACGGCGCCGCGCTCGCGCCCTTCCGCGACTCCGGGATCGCGATCGGGAGCAGCCGGGGGGACGTGGCGCGTCTGCTGGCGACGACGGCGGGGCTGCGGCCGCGCGCCGTGCCGTATCGCGCCGTGTGCGTGCCGCTGGGCTACTACGGCCTCCCGCTGCCCGTCGCGCGCTTCGCGGCGGCCCTTCGCCCGCTCGCCGTGCCCGTCCACGTCTGGACGGTGAACGACCCCGCGGTCGCGCTCCGGCTCTGGCGCTCGGGGATCGCGGGGATCATCAGCGACGATCCCGCGGCCATGCTCGCCGCGCGCGCCACGCTCTGA
- a CDS encoding YraN family protein, producing the protein MSTAPRPSAARREPGREPGRKSDRRQAVGVLGERVAARWLERGGWEILARRFRSGHRDLDLVARLGTLVAFVEVKARRGLAFGDPIEAVRWRKQRELVRSANVWIDRHGRAGDAYRFDVVGVVLPPAQAGAGEGPAVRVRHVADAFQVPSRA; encoded by the coding sequence ATGTCGACCGCGCCCCGTCCATCCGCCGCTCGCCGCGAGCCCGGCCGCGAGCCCGGCCGCAAGTCCGACCGCCGGCAGGCCGTCGGGGTGCTCGGGGAGCGGGTGGCCGCGCGGTGGCTGGAGCGGGGCGGCTGGGAGATCCTGGCGCGCCGCTTCCGGTCGGGGCACCGCGACCTGGACCTGGTGGCACGCCTCGGGACGCTGGTCGCGTTCGTGGAGGTGAAGGCGCGGCGCGGGCTCGCGTTCGGCGACCCGATCGAGGCGGTCCGGTGGCGGAAGCAGCGCGAGCTGGTCCGGAGCGCCAACGTCTGGATCGACCGGCACGGACGGGCCGGGGACGCGTACCGATTCGACGTCGTCGGGGTAGTCCTCCCGCCGGCGCAAGCGGGGGCGGGCGAGGGGCCGGCGGTGCGCGTCCGGCACGTCGCGGACGCCTTCCAGGTGCCATCCCGTGCTTGA
- a CDS encoding TonB-dependent receptor encodes MVVLRGGRWSLSATALLSLSVGAVTLGAPAALRAQGEVGSLTGRVTEAGAATPVAGASIRVLVLTTRAVVGGANSNEDGRYRVGNLQPGTYAVNVSRIGYRPRTDTVRVSAGAATTHDVAIGEGASILSQVVTTASRGASERLQEVPASISVVNTEVIETRPTVTAIEHLRETPGINISTAGIAQSNVVARGFNNAFSGALLTLQDYKFAGVPSLRVNVPFLVPGTNEDIERIEVLLGPASALYGPNSANGVMHIITKSPFSSPGTTITVDGGERSIFRGALRHAQLLGEKAAIKVSGEYFTGRDFEFRDQAEPAQFGNQAPPGRRGTANARDYDVERYSGEARLDLRPTPNTEAVTTIGYTNVGNGVELTGANGAAQIRNWTYTSLQQRLRWNRLFGQIFVNLSDAGNRDSLDLRGTYLLRTGVPIVDQSRVFAAQLQHGVDLGGDRQRFLYGADYIMTNPRTGRTINGNNEDVDDVREIGAYVQSTTRVTSKFDVIGALRVDQNDQIEGTQVSPRAALVFKPTENHNLRATYNRAFQTPANFSFFLDLPQQSNVGGLPYNVRARGNPPKEGWQYERGCTGVATGGICMRSPFLPNNGAFVPASANLAYQGTLTALAPRITTSLTQAFVAQGLPQATAAAQAAQIVGFLRAQSPAAADVGTRIAFINDPGTVNRAPSEFRDIKPLEASYNTTYELGYKGLLGTRARLAIDLWSQERGDVGTPAGLATPNVFFSGQALGAYIGTRLATPQAAGGAGLPAAQAQAIAAALAPTLAAVPVGLVTFANGNTNAVDILATYQTLDKKVNLWGTDVAFDYLFTDRLSAAATFSRISDKVFEDVRGADGRALMLNAPDYTASLAVRMQAPADRGFGWELRGRYANAFPVNSGVYASGVNFPLPNPTAGGPTNFQYDAVPVNMLLDAGINYRFLVNGKRVLWSLNGSNVLDNEVPTFAGTAAIGRVIMTRLQYSF; translated from the coding sequence ATGGTCGTGCTGCGTGGAGGCCGCTGGTCCCTAAGTGCCACTGCTCTTCTGTCCCTCTCCGTCGGAGCGGTCACGCTCGGCGCGCCGGCCGCCCTGCGGGCGCAGGGCGAGGTGGGGAGCCTCACCGGACGCGTGACGGAGGCCGGGGCCGCGACGCCCGTCGCCGGTGCCAGCATCCGCGTCCTCGTGCTCACCACCCGGGCCGTCGTCGGCGGCGCGAACAGCAACGAGGACGGCCGGTACCGCGTCGGCAACCTCCAGCCGGGCACGTACGCGGTGAACGTCTCGCGCATCGGATACCGCCCGCGCACCGACACGGTGCGCGTCAGCGCGGGAGCGGCCACCACGCACGACGTCGCGATCGGCGAGGGCGCGTCGATCCTGTCGCAGGTCGTGACGACGGCGTCGCGCGGCGCCTCCGAGCGGCTGCAGGAGGTCCCGGCCTCGATCTCGGTCGTGAACACGGAGGTCATCGAGACGCGGCCCACGGTCACGGCCATCGAGCACCTGCGCGAGACGCCCGGCATCAACATCTCGACGGCGGGCATCGCGCAGTCGAACGTCGTCGCGCGCGGCTTCAACAACGCCTTCTCCGGCGCGCTGCTGACGCTGCAGGACTACAAGTTCGCGGGCGTCCCCTCGCTGCGCGTGAACGTGCCGTTCCTGGTGCCGGGCACGAACGAGGACATCGAGCGCATCGAGGTGCTCCTCGGGCCCGCGTCCGCGCTCTACGGGCCGAACAGCGCCAACGGCGTGATGCACATCATCACGAAGTCGCCGTTCAGCTCCCCGGGCACGACGATCACCGTCGACGGCGGCGAGCGCTCGATCTTCCGCGGCGCGCTGCGCCACGCGCAGCTGCTGGGCGAGAAGGCGGCGATCAAGGTGTCGGGCGAGTACTTCACGGGCCGCGACTTCGAGTTCCGCGACCAGGCGGAGCCGGCGCAGTTCGGGAATCAGGCGCCGCCGGGCCGTCGGGGCACGGCGAACGCGCGCGACTACGACGTCGAGCGGTACAGCGGCGAGGCGCGCCTGGACCTGCGCCCGACGCCGAACACCGAGGCGGTGACGACGATCGGCTACACGAACGTCGGCAACGGCGTCGAGCTGACCGGCGCGAACGGCGCGGCGCAGATCCGCAACTGGACGTACACGTCGCTGCAGCAGCGCCTGCGCTGGAACCGGCTGTTCGGGCAGATCTTCGTCAACCTGAGCGACGCCGGCAACCGCGACTCGCTCGACCTGCGCGGCACCTACCTGCTGCGCACGGGCGTGCCGATCGTCGACCAGTCGCGCGTCTTCGCCGCGCAGCTGCAGCACGGCGTCGACCTCGGCGGCGACCGCCAGCGGTTCCTGTACGGCGCGGACTACATCATGACCAACCCGCGCACGGGCCGCACGATCAACGGCAACAACGAGGACGTCGACGACGTGCGCGAGATCGGTGCGTACGTGCAGTCCACGACGCGCGTGACGTCCAAGTTCGACGTCATCGGCGCGCTGCGCGTCGACCAGAACGACCAGATCGAGGGGACGCAGGTGTCGCCCCGCGCGGCGCTCGTGTTCAAGCCGACGGAGAACCACAATCTGCGCGCGACGTACAACCGCGCGTTCCAGACGCCGGCGAACTTCTCGTTCTTCCTCGACCTGCCGCAGCAGTCGAACGTCGGCGGCCTGCCATACAACGTGCGCGCGCGCGGCAACCCGCCCAAGGAGGGGTGGCAGTACGAGCGCGGCTGCACGGGCGTCGCGACGGGCGGCATCTGCATGCGCTCGCCCTTCCTGCCGAACAACGGCGCGTTCGTGCCCGCGTCGGCGAACCTCGCCTACCAGGGCACGCTGACCGCCCTCGCGCCGCGCATCACGACCTCGCTCACGCAGGCGTTCGTCGCGCAGGGGCTGCCCCAGGCGACGGCGGCCGCGCAGGCCGCGCAGATCGTGGGCTTCCTTCGCGCGCAGTCGCCGGCCGCGGCGGACGTCGGCACCCGCATCGCGTTCATCAACGATCCGGGCACGGTGAACCGCGCGCCGTCGGAGTTCCGCGACATCAAGCCGCTCGAGGCCTCGTACAACACGACGTACGAGCTGGGCTACAAGGGCCTGCTCGGCACGCGCGCGCGGCTCGCGATCGACCTCTGGTCGCAGGAGCGCGGCGACGTCGGCACGCCCGCCGGCCTCGCGACCCCGAACGTCTTCTTCAGCGGCCAGGCGCTCGGCGCGTACATCGGCACGCGCCTCGCGACGCCGCAGGCCGCGGGCGGCGCCGGACTGCCGGCGGCGCAGGCGCAGGCGATCGCCGCGGCGCTCGCGCCGACGCTGGCGGCGGTGCCGGTCGGCCTGGTGACGTTCGCGAACGGCAACACGAACGCGGTCGACATCCTCGCGACGTACCAGACGCTCGACAAGAAGGTCAACCTCTGGGGCACGGACGTCGCCTTCGACTACCTGTTCACCGACCGCCTCTCGGCCGCGGCCACCTTCAGCCGCATCAGCGACAAGGTGTTCGAGGACGTGCGCGGCGCGGATGGTCGCGCGCTGATGCTGAACGCGCCGGACTACACCGCGTCGCTCGCGGTGCGCATGCAGGCGCCGGCCGACCGCGGCTTCGGCTGGGAGCTGCGCGGCCGCTACGCGAACGCGTTCCCGGTGAACTCGGGCGTGTACGCGTCGGGCGTCAACTTCCCGCTCCCGAACCCGACGGCGGGCGGCCCGACGAACTTCCAGTACGACGCGGTGCCGGTGAACATGCTGCTGGACGCGGGCATCAACTACCGCTTCCTCGTCAACGGCAAGCGCGTGCTCTGGTCGCTCAACGGCTCGAACGTCCTCGACAACGAGGTGCCGACGTTCGCCGGCACGGCGGCGATCGGCCGCGTGATCATGACGCGCCTGCAGTACTCGTTCTGA
- a CDS encoding regulatory protein RecX, whose product MRARRPVGTTEERPPIVGVVTAIAAASRRPGRFDVAVDGKPAAVVSVEIVERLSLRVGSVLDEPAGRRLADAAAELATYDRAIGLLAVQGRSAKELGRKLKQRGEPEAYVASALARLSDAGLIDDASYARQVARSRVSGRGDSRRRVSQVLAQKGVARDVVDEAVAEVFADESVDEEALAEASARKKLRSLGAEDAATRRRRLYGYLARRGHDSDVIRRVMARVLDAAADDEAAFDDLEADVED is encoded by the coding sequence ATGAGAGCGAGGAGACCGGTCGGGACCACCGAGGAGCGGCCGCCGATCGTCGGCGTGGTGACGGCGATCGCCGCGGCGTCGCGACGGCCGGGGCGGTTCGACGTGGCGGTGGACGGCAAGCCGGCAGCGGTCGTGTCGGTGGAGATCGTGGAGCGGCTGTCGCTGCGGGTCGGGAGCGTGCTGGACGAGCCCGCGGGGCGGCGTCTCGCGGACGCGGCGGCCGAGCTGGCGACCTATGACCGCGCGATCGGGCTGCTGGCGGTCCAGGGACGCTCGGCCAAGGAGCTGGGGCGGAAGCTGAAGCAGCGCGGGGAGCCCGAGGCGTACGTGGCATCCGCGCTGGCGCGCCTGAGCGATGCGGGGCTCATCGACGACGCGTCGTACGCGCGGCAGGTGGCGCGGTCGCGCGTGAGCGGTCGCGGCGACTCCCGCCGCCGCGTGTCGCAGGTCCTGGCGCAGAAGGGCGTCGCGCGCGACGTCGTCGACGAGGCCGTGGCGGAGGTGTTCGCCGACGAATCGGTGGACGAGGAGGCGCTGGCCGAAGCGTCCGCCCGCAAGAAGCTGCGGAGCCTCGGCGCCGAGGACGCGGCGACGCGCCGCCGACGGCTGTACGGCTACCTCGCGCGCCGCGGCCACGACTCCGACGTCATCCGTCGCGTGATGGCGCGCGTGCTGGATGCGGCTGCGGACGACGAGGCGGCCTTCGACGATCTCGAGGCCGACGTCGAGGACTGA
- the recA gene encoding recombinase RecA — translation MATTVSTDDKKKALNLAIAQIEKNCGKGSIMRLGNDTKVKVASIPTGAINLDAAVGIGGIPKGRITEIYGPESSGKTTLCLHVVANAQKQGGVAAYIDAEHALDTEYARKLGVDVEALLISQPDTGEQALEICDILVRSGAVDVVVVDSVAALVPKAEIEGDMGDSHVGLQARLMSQALRKLTGAIARSNTAVIFINQLREKIGVMFGNPETTTGGKALKFYASVRLDIRRIGPVKDKEDVVGSHVRVKVVKNKVAPPFKQAEFDIMYAEGISHASLVLDIASEAAIIEKSGAWYSYQGQRIGQGRENAKMFLKDNPALMAEVEVKVKGVLGIGAEGQDAEGAED, via the coding sequence ATGGCGACGACGGTGAGCACGGACGACAAGAAGAAGGCGCTGAACCTGGCCATCGCGCAGATCGAGAAGAACTGCGGGAAGGGGTCCATCATGCGCCTCGGGAACGACACCAAGGTGAAGGTGGCGTCGATCCCGACGGGCGCGATCAACCTCGATGCCGCGGTCGGCATCGGCGGCATCCCGAAGGGCCGCATCACCGAGATCTACGGGCCGGAGTCGTCGGGTAAGACGACGCTCTGTCTCCACGTCGTCGCCAACGCGCAGAAGCAGGGTGGCGTGGCGGCGTACATCGATGCCGAGCATGCGCTCGACACCGAGTATGCGCGCAAGCTGGGCGTGGACGTCGAGGCGCTGCTGATCTCGCAGCCCGACACGGGTGAGCAGGCGCTCGAGATCTGCGACATCCTGGTGCGCTCGGGCGCGGTGGACGTCGTGGTGGTCGACTCGGTGGCGGCGCTCGTGCCGAAGGCCGAGATCGAGGGCGACATGGGCGACAGCCACGTCGGCCTGCAGGCGCGCCTCATGAGCCAGGCGCTCCGCAAGCTGACCGGCGCGATCGCGCGCTCGAACACGGCGGTGATCTTCATCAACCAGCTGCGTGAGAAGATCGGCGTCATGTTCGGCAACCCGGAGACGACGACGGGCGGCAAGGCGCTGAAGTTCTACGCCTCGGTCCGTCTCGACATCCGCCGCATCGGCCCGGTGAAGGACAAGGAGGACGTGGTGGGCTCGCACGTCCGCGTGAAGGTGGTGAAGAACAAGGTCGCGCCGCCGTTCAAGCAGGCCGAGTTCGACATCATGTACGCGGAGGGCATCAGCCACGCGTCGCTCGTGCTCGACATCGCCAGCGAGGCGGCGATCATCGAGAAGTCGGGTGCCTGGTACAGCTACCAGGGCCAGCGCATCGGCCAGGGCCGCGAGAACGCCAAGATGTTCCTGAAGGACAACCCCGCGCTGATGGCCGAGGTCGAGGTCAAGGTGAAGGGCGTGCTCGGGATCGGCGCCGAGGGGCAGGACGCCGAGGGCGCCGAGGACTGA